A single Prevotella sp. E15-22 DNA region contains:
- a CDS encoding ABC transporter permease — MLIHRWLTTFGRYIILMGRTFSMPERMRMFWKQYVKEMQQLGINSIGIVLLISFFIGAVICIQMKVNIESPWMPRWVAGYTTREIMLLEFSSSIMCLILAGKVGSNIASEIGTMRVTQQIDALEIMGVNSASYLILPKILGMLTLMPILVIFSSSMGIVGAYGTAYIGHIMPPDDLTLGLQHDFVPWFLWMSIIKSQFFAFIISSVPAFFGYTVEGGSVNVGKASTDAVVSSSVLILFSDVFLTQLLS, encoded by the coding sequence ATGCTAATACACCGCTGGCTGACCACGTTCGGCCGATATATCATACTGATGGGACGCACATTCTCAATGCCCGAGAGGATGAGAATGTTTTGGAAGCAGTATGTCAAGGAGATGCAGCAATTGGGCATCAACTCCATTGGCATCGTGCTACTCATCTCGTTTTTCATCGGTGCCGTTATCTGCATCCAGATGAAGGTCAACATCGAGAGTCCATGGATGCCACGTTGGGTGGCTGGCTACACCACTCGCGAAATCATGCTATTGGAGTTTTCGAGCAGTATTATGTGTCTGATATTGGCTGGCAAAGTTGGTTCGAACATCGCTTCTGAAATAGGCACAATGCGCGTAACTCAACAGATTGACGCGCTTGAAATTATGGGTGTCAACTCGGCCAGCTACCTCATCCTACCCAAGATACTCGGCATGCTTACACTGATGCCCATATTAGTCATCTTTTCAAGTTCAATGGGTATTGTGGGCGCTTACGGCACCGCCTATATCGGCCATATCATGCCTCCTGACGATTTGACACTGGGTTTGCAGCACGACTTCGTGCCTTGGTTCCTATGGATGAGCATCATCAAGAGCCAGTTCTTTGCCTTTATCATCAGCAGCGTACCTGCCTTCTTCGGCTATACCGTCGAGGGTGGTTCCGTCAACGTTGGCAAAGCTTCTACAGATGCCGTTGTATCATCAAGTGTGCTTATTCTATTCTCTGATGTCTTCCTAACACAGTTATTGTCATGA
- a CDS encoding ABC transporter ATP-binding protein, whose amino-acid sequence MIEVKDLHKSFDDREVLKGISTVFEDGKTNLIIGQSGSGKTVLMKNLVGLFEPTSGQVLYDGRDFVQMSKQEKVMMRREMGMIFQSAALFDSLSVLENVMFPLDMFSNMTYRERKERAMYCLDRVNLVGAEKKYPGEISGGMQKRVAIARAISLNPKYLFCDEPNSGLDPKTSLVIDELLHSITQEFNMTTIINTHDMNSVMGIGENIIFIFEGHKEWQGVSSEIMNSTNQRLTDFIFASDLLKEMREAIRK is encoded by the coding sequence ATGATTGAAGTAAAAGACCTACATAAAAGTTTTGACGACAGAGAGGTGCTAAAGGGTATCTCCACCGTGTTTGAAGACGGCAAGACCAACTTGATTATCGGACAAAGCGGATCAGGAAAGACCGTACTGATGAAGAACCTCGTAGGACTCTTTGAGCCCACAAGCGGACAAGTGCTTTACGACGGGCGCGACTTTGTACAGATGTCAAAGCAGGAGAAAGTGATGATGCGCCGTGAGATGGGTATGATTTTCCAAAGCGCTGCTCTCTTTGATTCACTCTCAGTACTTGAAAATGTGATGTTTCCCTTGGACATGTTCTCAAACATGACCTATCGAGAACGCAAGGAACGAGCCATGTACTGCTTGGACAGAGTGAACCTGGTGGGTGCCGAAAAAAAGTATCCTGGCGAGATTTCGGGTGGCATGCAGAAGCGTGTGGCCATTGCCCGTGCCATATCACTAAACCCCAAATACCTATTCTGCGACGAGCCAAACTCAGGTCTTGACCCAAAGACATCACTTGTCATTGACGAATTGCTTCACAGCATCACACAGGAATTTAACATGACCACTATCATCAACACCCACGACATGAACTCTGTGATGGGCATTGGTGAGAATATTATCTTTATCTTTGAAGGTCATAAGGAATGGCAGGGTGTTTCATCAGAGATCATGAACAGCACCAACCAACGACTCACCGACTTTATCTTTGCAAGCGACTTATTAAAAGAGATGCGTGAGGCAATCAGGAAATAA
- the der gene encoding ribosome biogenesis GTPase Der — protein sequence MGNLVAIVGRPNVGKSTLFNRLTNSRQAIVSDEAGTTRDRQYGKCEWCGNEFSVVDTGGWVVNSDDIFEEEIRKQVIIATEEADLVLFLCDIKNGVTDWDMDVAQILRRAKLPVLLVANKADDNKDTYGQYEFYKLGLGDPFCISAATGSGTGDLLDKVVETLPKKDKDNLEDGIPRFAVVGRPNAGKSSLINAFIGEDRNIVTDIAGTTRDSIYTRYDKFGFDFYLVDTAGIRRKNKVSEDLEFYSVMRSIRAIENSDVCVLMIDATRGIEAQDMNIFQLIQKNNKSLVVVVNKWDLVEDKSQIVIKTFEEAIRKRMAPFVDFPIIFASALTKQRIFKVLETAKEVYLNRKARIGTNKLNEVMLPIIEATPPPSIKGKYIKIKYVSQVPDTQIPTFVFYANLPQYIKEPYRRFLENQIRQHWTLTGSPINVFIRQK from the coding sequence ATGGGTAATTTAGTAGCTATCGTGGGCCGCCCCAATGTGGGCAAGTCCACCTTATTCAACCGTCTGACAAACTCTCGTCAGGCTATTGTGAGCGACGAGGCTGGAACCACCCGTGACCGCCAATATGGCAAGTGTGAATGGTGTGGTAACGAGTTCTCGGTGGTCGATACTGGTGGCTGGGTAGTCAACAGTGACGATATCTTTGAGGAGGAAATTCGTAAGCAGGTGATTATTGCTACAGAGGAGGCTGACTTGGTTCTTTTTCTCTGCGATATTAAGAATGGTGTGACCGATTGGGATATGGATGTGGCGCAGATTCTGCGTCGTGCCAAACTGCCTGTGTTGTTGGTAGCTAATAAGGCTGACGATAACAAGGATACCTATGGGCAGTATGAGTTTTATAAACTTGGCCTAGGTGATCCTTTCTGTATCAGTGCAGCCACAGGAAGTGGTACGGGTGACCTGCTTGACAAGGTTGTTGAGACTCTGCCTAAGAAAGATAAAGATAATCTTGAGGATGGTATACCCCGTTTTGCAGTGGTAGGTCGTCCTAACGCTGGTAAGTCGAGCCTGATTAATGCTTTTATCGGTGAGGATCGTAACATCGTGACTGATATCGCTGGCACTACGCGTGATAGTATTTATACACGCTACGATAAGTTTGGCTTTGACTTCTATCTGGTCGACACTGCAGGTATCCGTCGTAAGAACAAGGTTTCAGAGGATCTGGAGTTCTATAGTGTGATGCGCTCTATCCGTGCTATCGAGAATAGTGATGTGTGTGTGCTGATGATTGACGCCACCCGTGGTATCGAGGCGCAGGATATGAATATCTTCCAACTGATTCAGAAGAACAATAAATCGCTGGTGGTAGTTGTGAACAAATGGGATCTGGTAGAGGATAAGTCGCAGATTGTCATTAAGACTTTCGAGGAAGCTATTCGCAAACGTATGGCTCCTTTTGTGGATTTCCCCATTATCTTCGCTTCAGCACTGACCAAACAGCGTATCTTTAAGGTGCTTGAGACTGCCAAGGAGGTGTATTTGAATCGTAAGGCTCGCATTGGCACTAATAAGCTTAACGAGGTGATGTTGCCTATCATTGAGGCTACACCGCCCCCCTCAATCAAGGGTAAGTATATTAAGATTAAATACGTCTCGCAGGTGCCTGACACGCAGATTCCTACATTTGTGTTCTATGCTAACCTGCCACAGTATATTAAGGAGCCTTATCGCCGTTTCCTGGAGAACCAGATTCGTCAGCATTGGACACTGACGGGTTCGCCAATCAACGTGTTTATTCGTCAGAAGTAA
- the era gene encoding GTPase Era, with protein MKHKAGFVNIVGNPNVGKSTLMNQLVGERISIATFKAQTTRHRIMGIVNTDDMQIVFSDTPGVLKPNYKLQESMLAFSESALTDADVLLYVTDVVETPEKNMEFLEKVQRMTIPVLLLINKIDESDQKTLGDIVEKWHALLPKAEILPISAKNKFGTDILLKRIQELLPESPAFFDKDQLTDKPARFFVSEIIREKILLFYDKEIPYSVEVVVEQFKEDDRQIHINAVIYVERDSQKGIIIGHQGVALKKVSTEARKALEKFFDKHIYLEIFVKVDKDWRSSQKELDNFGYNPD; from the coding sequence ATGAAACATAAAGCAGGATTCGTAAATATCGTGGGCAATCCCAATGTGGGAAAGTCTACATTGATGAACCAATTGGTGGGCGAGCGTATCTCTATTGCCACCTTCAAGGCTCAGACTACTCGTCATCGCATCATGGGTATTGTTAATACCGACGATATGCAAATTGTTTTTAGTGATACCCCAGGTGTACTGAAGCCTAATTATAAACTACAGGAATCGATGCTGGCATTCTCTGAGTCGGCACTGACAGATGCGGACGTTCTTCTTTATGTTACCGATGTTGTGGAGACCCCTGAGAAGAATATGGAGTTCTTGGAGAAGGTTCAGAGAATGACAATTCCAGTACTTCTCTTGATTAATAAGATTGACGAGAGTGACCAGAAAACGTTGGGGGATATTGTTGAAAAGTGGCATGCGCTTTTGCCAAAAGCAGAGATTCTGCCTATTTCTGCCAAGAATAAGTTTGGTACAGATATCTTGTTAAAACGTATTCAGGAACTGTTGCCCGAGAGCCCGGCATTTTTTGATAAGGATCAGTTGACAGACAAACCTGCTCGCTTCTTTGTTTCGGAGATTATCCGCGAGAAGATACTCCTTTTCTATGATAAAGAAATTCCTTATTCCGTAGAAGTAGTCGTGGAGCAATTTAAGGAAGATGATCGGCAGATTCATATCAACGCTGTTATCTATGTAGAACGCGACTCTCAGAAAGGTATCATTATTGGTCATCAGGGCGTGGCTTTGAAAAAGGTGTCTACAGAAGCTCGTAAAGCTCTTGAAAAATTTTTCGATAAGCATATTTATCTGGAGATTTTCGTCAAGGTTGACAAAGATTGGCGCTCGTCCCAGAAGGAACTGGATAACTTTGGATACAATCCTGATTGA
- a CDS encoding esterase family protein yields the protein MKQLFLFVAAALFSMTASAQFGGQRGNQKVPSVVAGVEDFKPASSNQDNKQYPMVNSERMVRAQISAPDAKEVGLDIGGKIYLMTKDENGVWTGTSAPQDEGFHYYQLNIDGASVPDPGSLYYYGASRWGSGIEIPSADQDFWQVKNVPQGSVSEVFYWSTYTEKMRRCHVYLPAEYYTNPTKKFPVLYLQHGMGENEYGWAEQGHTAQILDNLIAEKKAVPCIIVMDNGLNANRPGEQGGFGSGQRPQRPQGAQGAAPRGQRPQGAPGQAGPRRGGFGGFGGFSEGFKNVLFNDIIPMVEKNYRVIADPQHRAYAGLSMGGMQAREITLANPEKFAYVGSFSSGAWSVDQVKESNGFTKNVKLLFMSGGGKENMGCVEAAKNIHDQLGMNAVGYESPGTAHEWHTWRRSLYQFAQLIFK from the coding sequence ATGAAACAGCTATTTTTGTTTGTGGCAGCAGCCCTTTTTTCAATGACGGCATCTGCTCAGTTTGGCGGTCAGAGAGGAAATCAGAAAGTTCCTTCTGTCGTTGCCGGTGTTGAGGATTTTAAACCTGCATCCAGTAACCAGGATAATAAACAGTATCCCATGGTTAACTCAGAGCGTATGGTTCGTGCCCAGATTTCGGCTCCCGATGCTAAGGAGGTCGGTCTCGATATTGGTGGCAAGATTTATTTGATGACAAAAGATGAGAATGGTGTGTGGACAGGCACTTCGGCTCCCCAGGATGAGGGCTTCCACTACTATCAGTTGAATATCGATGGAGCTTCTGTTCCCGATCCAGGTAGTCTTTACTATTATGGTGCCAGTCGTTGGGGTAGCGGTATTGAGATTCCTTCGGCTGATCAGGATTTTTGGCAAGTGAAGAATGTGCCTCAGGGTTCAGTGAGCGAAGTGTTCTATTGGTCAACCTATACTGAGAAGATGCGTCGTTGTCATGTATATCTGCCTGCTGAGTATTATACGAATCCCACTAAGAAGTTCCCTGTTCTGTATCTGCAGCATGGTATGGGAGAGAATGAGTATGGTTGGGCAGAGCAGGGCCATACTGCTCAGATTTTAGATAATCTGATTGCAGAGAAGAAGGCCGTTCCTTGTATCATCGTGATGGATAATGGACTGAACGCCAATCGTCCTGGTGAGCAAGGTGGATTCGGAAGCGGTCAACGTCCACAGCGTCCTCAGGGCGCTCAGGGTGCCGCACCTCGTGGCCAGCGTCCACAAGGAGCTCCTGGACAGGCTGGTCCCCGTCGTGGTGGATTTGGCGGTTTTGGTGGCTTCTCAGAGGGCTTTAAGAACGTGCTGTTCAATGATATTATCCCGATGGTCGAGAAGAATTATCGCGTGATTGCTGATCCTCAGCATCGTGCTTATGCAGGCCTTTCTATGGGTGGTATGCAGGCTCGTGAGATTACACTTGCTAACCCTGAGAAATTTGCTTATGTTGGTTCTTTCAGTAGTGGCGCGTGGAGCGTTGACCAGGTGAAGGAGTCTAATGGCTTTACCAAGAACGTTAAACTGCTCTTTATGAGTGGTGGTGGTAAGGAGAATATGGGCTGCGTTGAGGCAGCAAAGAATATCCATGACCAGCTTGGTATGAACGCTGTTGGTTATGAGTCTCCTGGAACAGCCCATGAATGGCACACCTGGCGTCGTAGCCTATATCAGTTTGCACAACTCATTTTTAAATAA
- a CDS encoding beta-ketoacyl-ACP synthase III, with the protein MGKINAIITGIGGYVPDYVLTNEELSRMVDTNDEWIMTRVGIKERRILTEEGLGTSYMARKAAKQLMQKTGADPDSIDAVIVATSTADYHFPSTASIVIGKLGLKNAMAFDFWAACCGFLYSLDVASSMIQSGRYKRIILIGADKMSSATDYKDRNTCPLFGDGAAAVMLEGTEEENIGLMDSYLRTDGQGLPFLHMKAGGSVSPASHFTVDHRMHYCYQEGRTVFRYAVTNMSDDCALIAERNGLSKDNINWVVPHQANMRIIEAVAKRLELPMDQVMVNIEHFGNTSAATIPLALWEYESRLKKGDNIIMTAFGAGFVHGANYLRWAYDGK; encoded by the coding sequence ATGGGAAAGATTAACGCGATCATCACCGGCATTGGAGGTTATGTGCCCGACTATGTCCTCACTAATGAGGAACTGTCGCGCATGGTCGACACCAACGATGAATGGATTATGACGCGTGTCGGAATCAAGGAGCGCCGAATCCTCACAGAAGAGGGTCTCGGCACTTCTTATATGGCGCGCAAGGCAGCCAAGCAGTTGATGCAGAAAACGGGTGCTGACCCCGATTCTATCGATGCAGTTATCGTTGCTACATCAACGGCCGACTATCATTTTCCTTCAACAGCCAGCATCGTAATCGGCAAGTTAGGTCTGAAGAATGCTATGGCATTCGACTTCTGGGCTGCTTGCTGCGGATTCCTCTATTCGCTCGACGTTGCTTCGTCAATGATTCAAAGCGGTCGTTATAAGAGAATTATCCTGATTGGTGCTGACAAAATGTCGTCTGCAACAGACTATAAGGATCGTAATACTTGTCCGCTCTTTGGTGACGGTGCAGCAGCAGTAATGCTTGAGGGTACTGAGGAGGAGAACATCGGTTTGATGGATTCTTATCTGCGTACCGATGGTCAGGGACTTCCCTTCCTTCATATGAAGGCGGGTGGTTCAGTTAGTCCTGCTAGTCACTTCACCGTTGATCATCGTATGCACTACTGCTATCAAGAGGGTCGTACGGTGTTCCGTTATGCTGTGACAAATATGAGCGACGACTGTGCCCTTATTGCCGAACGCAATGGCTTGAGCAAGGATAACATCAATTGGGTGGTGCCTCATCAGGCAAATATGCGTATCATTGAGGCTGTGGCCAAGCGTTTGGAGTTGCCTATGGACCAGGTAATGGTTAATATTGAGCACTTCGGTAATACGTCGGCTGCAACTATTCCTTTGGCTCTCTGGGAGTATGAGTCCAGACTGAAGAAGGGTGACAATATCATTATGACTGCCTTCGGAGCAGGTTTCGTTCATGGAGCCAACTATCTCCGTTGGGCTTATGATGGCAAATAA
- the rpmF gene encoding 50S ribosomal protein L32 yields MAHPKRRQSNTRTAKRRTHDKAVAPTLAVCPNCGAYYVYHTVCPTCGYYRGKVAIKMDEEVAE; encoded by the coding sequence ATGGCACATCCTAAAAGAAGACAATCAAACACTCGTACCGCTAAGCGTCGTACTCACGACAAGGCTGTAGCTCCTACGCTGGCAGTATGCCCCAATTGTGGCGCTTACTATGTGTATCACACCGTATGCCCCACTTGTGGTTACTATCGTGGCAAGGTTGCTATCAAGATGGACGAAGAGGTAGCTGAATAA
- a CDS encoding DUF177 domain-containing protein, with protein MCNLERFDIDLKALTDENTSLSWELDSQFFQSLEGAQVQDGSLHVSGSIRKAVGFFELQLHTDGTVRIPCDRCLEMMDQPIETDLRLVVKLGCEYQENDDIITIDENEGVLHLAWFIYESIILAVPIQHVHQPGDCNDAMMRVLNEHSAARSSDADAKEIDPRWEALKNLKV; from the coding sequence ATGTGTAACTTAGAGCGATTTGATATTGATTTAAAGGCACTTACGGACGAGAATACCTCTCTTTCGTGGGAGTTGGATAGTCAGTTTTTTCAGTCACTCGAGGGTGCTCAGGTGCAGGATGGTTCTTTGCACGTGTCGGGGTCTATACGCAAGGCCGTCGGCTTTTTTGAACTACAGCTGCATACTGACGGCACAGTTCGCATTCCCTGCGATCGCTGCTTAGAGATGATGGATCAGCCCATTGAGACCGACCTCCGCTTGGTGGTGAAACTGGGATGCGAATACCAAGAGAATGATGACATCATTACCATCGATGAGAATGAAGGCGTTCTTCATTTGGCATGGTTCATCTATGAGTCTATCATACTGGCGGTACCCATCCAGCACGTTCATCAACCTGGCGATTGTAACGATGCTATGATGCGGGTGCTCAACGAGCATTCGGCTGCCCGAAGCAGCGATGCGGACGCTAAGGAGATTGACCCTCGTTGGGAAGCTCTGAAAAATTTAAAGGTTTAA
- a CDS encoding HAMP domain-containing sensor histidine kinase, protein MQWTDKIRQVKIWLVAVAILIAGAALLASHYLVRDLQTEERNKMEVWAKAMEALNQEDEMSYLLLVAQVMEGNNTIPVIVLDSKDHVMDYRNIEDSSNVATYAMRMKQAGNVIRIELGGDYQQVCYDESIMLKRLTYYPYWALAVVLIFAIVAVFAILTAKRAEQNKVWVGLSKETAHQLGTPISSLMAWVEVLKETHPDDELIPEMEKDVKRLERIAERFSKIGSMPEPVDTEMKELLDRVIEYMDKRTSQKISIKGHYPDHAVMVKTNASLFEWVIENLCKNAVDAMEGDAGKIDLWLLEEDDIVAVEVVDTGKGIKKKNISNVFRPGFTTKKRGWGLGLSLAKRIVEEYHKGRIYVKESEVGRGTTFRIELKR, encoded by the coding sequence ATGCAGTGGACTGATAAGATTAGACAAGTAAAAATATGGCTGGTGGCAGTAGCAATCCTCATTGCAGGAGCGGCGCTTCTGGCCTCACATTATTTGGTGCGCGATCTTCAAACAGAAGAGCGCAACAAGATGGAGGTTTGGGCAAAGGCCATGGAGGCATTAAACCAAGAGGACGAGATGTCATACCTGCTCTTGGTAGCCCAAGTAATGGAGGGCAACAACACGATTCCAGTCATTGTACTTGACTCAAAAGACCACGTAATGGACTATCGTAATATTGAAGACTCGTCCAACGTTGCAACGTATGCCATGCGAATGAAACAGGCGGGTAACGTAATAAGAATTGAACTTGGCGGCGACTACCAGCAAGTATGCTACGACGAGTCTATCATGCTAAAGCGTCTTACCTACTATCCCTACTGGGCGCTAGCCGTTGTTCTCATCTTTGCCATTGTGGCCGTATTTGCCATACTCACGGCCAAACGAGCAGAACAGAACAAGGTATGGGTAGGCCTATCCAAGGAAACAGCCCATCAGTTAGGCACCCCTATTTCAAGTTTGATGGCATGGGTAGAAGTTCTCAAAGAGACCCACCCTGACGATGAGCTCATTCCAGAGATGGAAAAGGACGTCAAGCGACTGGAACGAATTGCAGAGCGATTCTCTAAGATTGGCTCAATGCCCGAGCCCGTTGACACCGAGATGAAAGAACTCCTAGACCGTGTTATAGAATACATGGACAAGCGTACATCACAGAAAATCAGCATCAAAGGACATTATCCTGACCATGCTGTAATGGTAAAAACCAACGCGTCACTATTCGAATGGGTTATTGAAAACCTATGCAAGAATGCCGTAGATGCCATGGAGGGTGATGCCGGCAAGATTGACTTATGGCTTTTAGAAGAAGACGACATCGTGGCTGTGGAGGTGGTTGACACGGGTAAAGGTATTAAGAAGAAGAATATCAGCAATGTATTCCGCCCAGGCTTTACCACCAAAAAACGTGGCTGGGGTTTAGGCTTATCATTGGCCAAACGTATTGTTGAAGAATACCACAAGGGGCGCATCTACGTCAAGGAATCAGAAGTAGGACGCGGCACCACGTTCCGCATAGAATTAAAGAGATAG
- a CDS encoding clostripain-related cysteine peptidase has translation MKWTKQRLNNLFFIVGIVAVVAMMLTFDVSFVELWQHLCKAGYWLIPILGIWFLVYGLNAWAWQSIISYNTEEDTQKVSFWRIYRLTITGYALNYATPVGGLGGEPYRIMELSKNIGNERATSSVILYAMMHFFAHFWLWFTSIFLYLALAVIDYVPLTPAIGACMAAAIVFCLLAFYVFSKGYKNGMVVKLIRWIGKIPGLKGWSVRFQEKHAETLRNIDAQIASLHKQDKRAFYSSLLLEYASRIVQALEILFMLLLFGIDCGGGFQGLFFTFLYSVLILSFTTLFANLIGFLPMQLGVQEGGFMLSIALIGMSTKLGSNVDSAALGIFVSIICRVREILWIFAGILLMKIDDFCRSSKVAMLMLLVAVGVFSSCSKDDDGQSRPWKESRAQRTVLVYMAGENDLGQRGYMQEDLKELIRGSRQLSDHQRLLVFVDSASYDAQNSAPYILELHGGSAEVVKRYESNFLSSDPDCFREVLKTMIGAAEADSYGLVLWGHASGWIITPDSVEEKGGMFRAYGIDRSYDDSSMGEKWMNVTQMARAFSDLPKFAYIMADCCNMMCVEVGYELQHATDYLIGSPAEIPGAGAPYSLIMPFLYKDDAELYQGLIDTYYNYYKEAYKNNQSLAGYSLPMSVIDTRYVGQLAAATHDIMDAFMMDYVYPGTINVHRNGTSSVTFYWYYGVPIFYDMREFLKTNSPAAAFNAWDEIFKKAVPYHVTSAQWMTSSLNLENSFSLFDATQADCGCVSMYIPVRKGISGKTDYLSSAYMNMGWGRVVDWTRYGWLLPQYEPYANMTHMLS, from the coding sequence ATGAAATGGACTAAGCAACGCTTAAACAACCTGTTTTTTATAGTCGGTATTGTAGCTGTGGTGGCTATGATGCTGACTTTTGATGTGAGCTTTGTTGAACTATGGCAGCATCTGTGTAAGGCTGGTTATTGGCTGATACCTATATTGGGTATTTGGTTCCTAGTCTATGGACTGAATGCTTGGGCATGGCAAAGTATTATTAGTTATAATACGGAGGAGGATACGCAGAAGGTGAGCTTCTGGCGTATCTATCGACTCACTATTACGGGTTATGCGCTGAACTATGCAACGCCAGTGGGTGGACTTGGTGGCGAGCCTTATCGTATTATGGAGTTGTCGAAGAATATCGGTAATGAACGCGCTACTTCGTCGGTCATTCTATATGCTATGATGCACTTCTTTGCGCATTTCTGGCTGTGGTTTACCTCTATCTTTCTTTATCTGGCATTGGCTGTTATTGATTATGTGCCTCTTACGCCGGCTATTGGGGCTTGTATGGCTGCGGCCATTGTCTTCTGTCTGTTGGCTTTTTATGTATTCTCAAAAGGATATAAGAATGGCATGGTAGTGAAACTTATCCGTTGGATAGGTAAGATTCCTGGATTGAAAGGCTGGAGTGTGCGCTTTCAGGAGAAACATGCTGAGACGTTGAGGAATATTGATGCTCAGATTGCTTCGCTTCATAAGCAGGACAAACGTGCTTTCTACAGTAGTTTATTGTTAGAGTATGCATCGCGTATTGTTCAGGCACTGGAAATCCTGTTCATGCTCTTGCTCTTTGGTATTGACTGCGGTGGTGGCTTTCAAGGGCTTTTCTTTACCTTTCTTTATTCTGTTCTAATTCTGTCGTTTACCACGCTTTTTGCAAATCTGATAGGTTTCCTGCCTATGCAGTTGGGTGTGCAGGAGGGTGGCTTTATGTTGTCCATTGCACTTATTGGCATGTCGACAAAGCTGGGAAGCAATGTCGACTCGGCAGCACTTGGTATTTTCGTGAGTATTATCTGTCGTGTAAGAGAGATTCTGTGGATTTTTGCTGGTATCCTTCTGATGAAGATTGATGATTTCTGTCGCTCGTCTAAGGTGGCTATGCTCATGTTGCTTGTTGCAGTCGGCGTTTTCTCTTCTTGCAGTAAGGATGATGATGGTCAAAGCAGACCATGGAAAGAAAGTAGGGCTCAACGTACCGTGTTGGTGTATATGGCCGGTGAGAATGATTTGGGGCAGAGAGGATATATGCAAGAGGACTTGAAGGAGTTGATTCGCGGCTCCCGACAACTTTCCGACCATCAGCGCTTGCTGGTATTTGTCGATAGCGCAAGCTACGATGCTCAGAATAGTGCTCCGTATATCCTGGAGTTGCATGGTGGGTCGGCTGAGGTGGTGAAACGCTACGAGTCGAATTTCTTGTCCAGTGATCCTGATTGTTTTCGCGAGGTGTTGAAGACTATGATAGGGGCAGCCGAAGCTGATAGTTATGGCTTGGTGCTTTGGGGACATGCCAGCGGTTGGATAATTACGCCTGATAGCGTGGAAGAAAAAGGTGGTATGTTTCGCGCATATGGGATAGACAGAAGCTATGACGACAGCAGTATGGGAGAGAAATGGATGAATGTCACGCAGATGGCACGCGCCTTTTCGGATCTGCCTAAGTTCGCTTATATCATGGCAGACTGCTGTAACATGATGTGTGTGGAGGTTGGCTATGAGCTTCAGCATGCTACTGACTATCTGATAGGGTCGCCTGCGGAGATTCCTGGGGCGGGTGCTCCATATTCGCTTATTATGCCTTTTTTGTATAAGGATGATGCGGAGCTTTATCAAGGTTTGATAGATACCTATTATAATTATTATAAGGAGGCGTATAAGAATAATCAAAGTTTGGCGGGCTATAGTTTGCCTATGTCGGTGATTGATACCCGTTATGTGGGACAGTTGGCTGCGGCAACGCATGATATTATGGATGCTTTTATGATGGACTATGTCTATCCGGGAACAATCAATGTTCATAGGAATGGGACTTCTTCCGTGACGTTTTATTGGTATTATGGAGTACCAATATTCTATGATATGAGGGAGTTCTTGAAGACAAATTCGCCTGCTGCGGCTTTTAATGCGTGGGATGAGATATTTAAGAAAGCCGTTCCATATCATGTAACATCGGCGCAATGGATGACTTCAAGTCTGAATTTGGAGAATAGTTTTAGCTTGTTTGATGCAACGCAGGCAGATTGTGGTTGCGTCAGTATGTATATTCCTGTGCGAAAGGGTATTAGCGGTAAAACGGATTATCTGAGTTCTGCCTATATGAATATGGGGTGGGGGCGCGTGGTTGACTGGACTCGTTATGGTTGGCTTCTGCCGCAATATGAACCATACGCCAATATGACTCATATGCTTTCTTAA